The Mycolicibacterium flavescens genomic interval CCTTCGAGTACCAGGCACTTCTGTTCATCCCGTCGCAGGCCCCGTTCGATCTGTTCTCGCGAGACGCCAAGGTGGGGATACAGCTCTATGTCAGGCGTGTGTTCATCATGGGTGACTGCGATGAACTGATGCCCCGCTACCTGAGATTCGTCAAGGGCGTCGTGGATGCACAGGACATGTCCCTCAACGTCTCTCGCGAAATCCTGCAGCAGGATCGACAGGTCACCGCGATCCGCCGTCGGCTGACCAAGAAGGTTTTGTCGACGATCCAGGATCTGCAATCCGAGCGTCCGGAGGACTACCGCACGTTCTGGACCCAATTCGGCTCAGCCCTCAAGGAGGGCCTGATGTCCGACTTCGACAACAGGGACACCCTCCTGCGCATCTCGTCGTTCGCCTCGACTCACAGTGACGAGGAGCCGACCACTCTCGCCGAGTATGTCGAACGCATGAAAGAGGGTCAGGAGCAGATTTTCTATGCCACAGGACAGTCACGCGAGCAGCTTCTGAAGTCGCCACATCTCGAGGCCTTCCGAGCCAAGGGCTACGAGGTGCTGCTGCTCACCGATCCAGTTGATGAAATCTGGGTGGGATCGGTGCCCGAGTTCGAAGGCAAACAGCTCCAGTCGGTGGCAAGGGGCGAAGTCGACCTTGAAACGGAGGAGGAAAGGAGCGAGGCCGAGCGCGAGGAGCAGCAGAAGGACTTCGCCGATCTACTGGCCTGGTTGAAGGAAGTCCTCAGTGACCATGTCGCAGAAGTACGCTTGTCCAAGCGACTGACCGAGTCGCCGGCCTGCTTGATAACCCCCACCTTCGGCATCACACCGGCGCTGGCGCGCATGTACCGGGCATCTGGACAGACAATGCCAGTCACCAAACGGATCCTCGAACTCAACCCACGACATCCGCTCGTCAACGGCCTGCAGCAGGCACAGAAGAACAGCGCTGACGAGTCCGCGTTAGCGGAGACAGCTGAATTGCTCTACGGCACAGCACTTCTCGCGGAAGGTGACATTCCCGACGATCCGGCGAAGTTCGCGGCGCTGCTCGCGGAACGATTGGCTCGCACGGTGTGAGTGCGTCGCTGTACCCTCCCCGCAGTGCGGTGTTCGGCAAACGCGGTCATCACCAGTTCCGGCGGCACCTACACGTCTTCCAGGAGCAAAACGGCAGGTCGTCAGATCTGTCCACGCAGGACTTTCTACCGTGATGGGTTTGTCGGCTACCGAATCTCTCACTTTCGGCCTGCACTGGCGACGGCGACGGTAACCTCTGGCTGGTGACGGGGACCTCCCTCTTGACGGTGCTGCGCGAGCGCGCCAGCCTGCAGCCGAATGACCGGGCACTCACGTTCATCGACTACGAGCAGGACTGGGACGGCGCGGCCGAAACGCTGACGTGGTCGCAGCTTTACCGGCGGACGACCAATGTTGCACGGGAGCTTGTCCGTCACGGGTCGACCGGCGACCGCGCCGTGATACTGGCACCGCAGGGCCTCGAGTACATCGTCGCGTTCTACGGCGCTTTGCAGGCGGGCCGGATCGCGGTCCCGCTTTCCGTTCCACTGGGGGGCGTCAGCGACGAGCGCGTTGATTCGGTGTTGCGGGACGCGTCGCCGACAGTCGTTTTCACGTCATCTCGTGTCGCCGGCCCCGTGGCCGATTACGTCAACTCTCACTCGGAAGCATGTGCGCCCGAAGTCGTCGCGGTTGATTCGCTCGACCTCGACGCGCCGCCGGATTCTGATGCCGCGTGTGAGGACGGACCCGACATCGCGTACCTGCAATACACGTCCGGGTCGACCCGTACTCCGGCCGGCGTCATGATGTCGCACAGGAACGTTCTGGCCAATTTCGGTCAGGTGTCGGCCGACTACTTCGCCGCCTCCGGTGGTGTCCCCCCGCCGGAGACCACGCTTGTCTCGTGGCTGCCGTTCTATCACGACATGGGTTTATACCTCGGCGTCTGCGGGCCCGTTCTGACGGGACTTCACGCCGTACTCACCAGCCCGGTGGCGTTCTTGCAGCGGCCGGCTAGGTGGATGCAACTGCTGGCAAGCAACAGCAAGGCATATTCGGCCGCGCCCAACTTTGCGTTTGAAATCGCTGCGAAGAAGACGTCCGACGAGGACATGGCCGGCCTTGATCTTTCGGACGTGCTCGTCATTGCGACCGGTAGCGAACGGGTGCACCCGGCGACGCTCGAGCGCTTCACCACTCGGTTCGCCCGCTGCAATCTCCGCTCGGCGGTGATACGACCGTCGTACGGCATGGCGGAAGCGACGGTGTATGTGGCGACCGACCGGCCCGGTCAGGAACCGAAGGTTGTGCGTTTCGACGCCGACAAGCTGACTGCCGGAAAGGCGGAGCGCTGCCAGAACGGGGGTGGCACACCGTTGGTCGGTTATGGGGTGCCGCACTCGCCGACGGTTCGGATCGTGGATCCCGACACGATGACCGAGTGCCCGGCGGGGGTGACTGGCGAGATCTGGGTGTACGGGGACAACGTGGCGCTGGGGTATTGGCAGAAGCCGGAGGAGACCGATACCACGTTCGGGGGCAGGCTTGTCGCTCCGTCGGAGGGTACGCCGGAGGGGCCGTGGTTGCGGACTGGGGATCAGGGCTTTTTGTTCGATGACGAGTTGTTTGTCATCGGCCGTATCAAGGATCTGTTGATCGTGTACGGGCGTAATCATTCGCCTGATGACATCGAGGCCACGGTGCAGGAGATCACGCGGGGGCGGTGCGCGGCGATCGCGGTGCCGGACCGTTCGGTCGAGAAGCTGGTCGTCATCATCGAGGCCAGGAAGCGTGGCTCCGATCAGGAGGCTGCCGAGACCCTGGCTGAGGTCAGGCGTGAAGTCACCTCGGCGATATCTCAGTCGCATGGCCTTGGCGTCGCTGATCTTGTTCTGGTGTCGCCGGGTTCGATCCCGATCACCACGAGCGGCAAGGTCCGGCGCGCAACCTGTGTCGAACATTATCGGCAGGGTCAGTTCGCACGCATAGACGCATAGGAAGCTTTTCGATTGAAGGGGAGGAAATGGAAACACTGAGCGAGCGCGGTGCATCGCCCGAGTCGATTCAGCACCACTACGACGTGAGTAACAAGTTCTACTCACTGTGGCTCGATGAGTCGATGACTTATTCATGCGCATTGTGGGATGGCGAGAGTGATGATCTCGCGGAGGCGCAGAGACGGAAGATCGATTACCTCGTGACCGAGGCCGGGGCGACGGGGTGCAGCCGCGTACTGGACATCGGATGCGGGTGGGGTTCGGTCATGCAACGAATGGTCGCCGAACATGGCGTTCAGCAAGTCACCGGACTGACGTTGAGCGAGGCGCAGGCCAAACACGTCGAGGGGCTGGGCGATTCCCGATTTCAAGTGCTCATCCAAGACTGGGCGGATTTCGTTCCCGAGGAACGCTATGACGCCGCCGTTTCGATAGGCGCGATGGAGCACTTCGTCAAGTTCGGCCGGAAGAGATCAGACAGAGTAGATGCATATCGGCGATTCTTCGAGAAGTGTCATGAAATCCTTCATCCCGGCGCGGGTCTGGCTCTGCAGACAATTGGCAAAGGTAACGTCGCAATGGACCAACAAGGGCTGGAAGATTGCCTATTCATAGCCGAGCACATATTCCCGGAGTCGGATCCGCCAAGGCTGGCAGAGATAGCACACGCCGCCGAGAAGCTATTCGAGATCAGATCGGTGCAGAATCATCGGGAGCACTACGCATTGACCTGCTCAGCATGGCTCGAGAGGCTACGGAGCAATTGGACGGAGGCGGTAGAAATTGTCGGTCCGGAAAAGGTGTCGGTCTACGAGAGATATCTCGAGGCATCGATCAGGCAGTTCCGGCTCGAACACGCAAACCTCTACCGAATTTCGCTCCGGAGGGTGTGAATCCGCGTGAATGATGCTTCCCCCGCCGCGATGATCCGGGAGCGCGCCGGTTTCCAACCCAACGACACAGCGTTCACGTTCATCGACTATGACCGGGACTGGAACGGTGTCCCCGAAAGCCTGACCTGGTCCCAGCTGTACCGGCGAACGACGAACGTCGCCAATGCGCTCGAACGCTGCGCGTCGCCCGGCGATCGGGCGGTGATCTCGGCGCCACAGGGGCTTGACTACATCGTCGCCTTCTACGGCGCACTGCAAGCCGGACTCATCGCCGTTCCGCTCTCCGTCCCGATGGGTGGCGTCACCGATGAGCGCGTCGATTCGGTGCTGCACGACTCCTCGCCGGCAGTAGTTCTCACGACGTCTGCAGTCGTGGACAGCGTCACGCAGGCCGTACAGTCGCAAAGCGGCGGGGCTCCTGTGGTGATCGCTGTTGATTCGCTGGATCTCGATGCACCGCCGGGATCCGATGCCGGGTGCGAGGACGGTCCCGACATCGCGTTTCTGCAGTACACGTCCGGGTCGACCCGTACGCCGGCGGGCGTCATGGTGTCGAACAGGAACCTTCTGGTGAATTACCGGCAGCTGATGTCGGATCTGTTCGCCGACGACGGAAACGTGCCTCCACCCGACACCACTATCGTGTCGTGGCTGCCGTTCTATCACGACATGGGCTTGATGGTCGGAATCTTCGTTCCTGTCCTGGCCGGCCTCCACGCTGTGCTCATGAGCCCGGTGGCGTTCTTGCAGCGGCCGGCGCGGTGGATGCAATTGTTGGCGAGCAACAAGCACGCATTCTCGTCGGCGCCGAACTTCGCGTTTGAAATCGCCGCGAAGAAGACGTCCGACGAGGACATGGCCGGACTCGACCTCGGTCAGCTGCGTGGAATAGGTAGCGGTAGCGAGCGCATCAATCCCGCCACCATCGAGCGCTTCACCAAGCGGTTCGCTCCCTACAACCTCGCCGAGACAGTGTTACGTCCCGGATACGGGTTGGCGGAAGCGACGGTGTATGTGGCGACCGGCCGGCCGAACCAGGTGCCCAAGGTTGTGCGTTTCGACGCCGACAAGCTGACTGCCGGCAAGGCGGAGCGCTGCGAAAACAGGGGCGGCACACCGTTGGTCAGTTACGGGGTGCCGCACTCGCCGACGGTTCGGATCGTGGATCCCGACACGATGACCGAGTGCCCGGCGGGGGTGACTGGCGAGATCTGGGTGTACGGGGACAACGTGGCGCTGGGGTATTGGCAGAAGCCGGAGGAGACCGAAGCCACGTTCGGGGGCAGGCTTGTCGCTCCGTCGGAGGGTACGCCGGAGGGGCCGTGGTTGCGGACTGGGGATCAGGGCTTTTTGTTCGATGACGAGTTGTTTGTCATCGGCCGTATCAAGGATCTGTTGATCGTGTACGGGCGTAATCATTCGCCTGATGACATCGAGGCCACGGTGCAGGAGATCACGCGGGGGCGGTGCGCGGCGATCGCGGTGCCGGACCGTTCGGTCGAGAAGCTGGTCGTCATCATCGAGGCTAGGAAGCGTGGCTCCGATCAGGAGGCTGCCGAGACCCTGGCTGAGGTCAAGCGCGAAGTCACCTCGGCGATATCCAACGCACACGGCCTGAACGTCGCCGATCTTGTTCTGGTGTCACCGGGATCGATCCCCATCACCACGAGCGGCAAGGTCCGGCGCGCAACCTGTGTCGACCAGTATCAGCAGCGTCAGTTCGCCCGGATAGACGCCTAGCCGGTCTCAGGCCGCGGACGCCGGCGTCCGACAGGAGAGTGCGGCCGAAATCCCGGGTATCCCGTAGGTGCCCGGTCAGCGGCACGGGAAGCCGTTGACCTCATTCATTGTTGAGGTTCTACGGTGATTTCATGAGCATGGAAACGGTCGCGCGGCAGACGCTGTACCGGCAGTCGCATGCCCGCGGCGGCGATCTGCGGTCGCTGCTGAACACGGCGTTGCTGCGTCGCATCTGGCGTTTCGCTGCCCGCCACCATCCTCGGTTGCGCGCGTTCGTCGCGGTCAGCGTGGTCTCCGCGCTCCTCGGCGTCGCTACCCCCGTGCTGGCCGGCAAGGTCGTCGACGCCATCACGGCAGGATCGGCACGCACGGTTCTGCTGCTTGCGGCTGTCATCGCGGCGGTGGCCGTTGCCGAGACTGCCGCCTCGCTGGTAACGAGGTGGTTGTCGTCGACGATCGGTGAGGGCCTCATTCTCGATTTGCGCACCGCGGTCTTCGACCACGTGCAGCGGATGCCGGTCGCCTTCTTCACCCGCACGCGGACCGGCGCGCTGGTGAGCCGGCTCGGCAACGATGTGATGGGGGCGCAACGCGCCTTCTCCGACACCCTCTCCGGTGTGGTAGCCAACCTCGTCACGCTCACGCTGACATTGGTGGTGATGCTGTCGATCTCGTGGCAGGTCACCCTGCTCTCGCTGGTGCTCGTGCCTCTTTTCATCGTTCCCGCCCGCCGGATCGGTCGCACGATGGCTCGGCTGTCCCGCGAGGCCGCCACCCACAACGCGACCATGAATACGCAGATGACCGAACGGTTCTCGGCGCCCGGCGCCACGCTGGTCAAGCTGTTCGGCGATCCGGCGACCGAATCGCGCGAGTTCGCGCTGCGGGCGGGCCGCGTCCGCGACATCGGCGTGAAAACCGCGATGCTGCAGTCGGTCTTCATGAACTCGCTGACGTTCATGTCGGCGTTGGCGCTCGCGCTCGTCTATGGGCTCGGCGGCGCGCTGGCCATCGGCGGCCACTTGCAGGCAGGCGCGATCGTGTCCCTGGCACTGCTGTTGACCCGCCTGTACGCGCCCCTGACCGCACTGGCCAACGCCCACGTCGAGATCGCCAGCGCGCTGGTGTCCTTCGAGCGGGTCTTCGAGGTGCTCGACCTTGAGCCGCTCATTGCGGAACGGCCGGGCGCCGTGCCGGTTCCCGCCGGTCCGGTGGCGGTGCAGTTCGACGATGTGCGGTTCTCGTACCCGTCGGCGGACAAGGTGTCGCTGGCCTCGCTGGAGGAGGTCGCCGAACTCGACATCCGCGGCGGTGACGAAGTGCTGCACGGCATCTCGTTCACCGCGCGACCCGGGCAGATGGTGGCTCTGGTGGGTTCGTCGGGGGCGGGCAAGTCGACGATCGCGTCACTGCTCGCCCGCCTCTACGACGTCGACTCCGGCGCGGTCACACTCAACGGCGTTGATGTCCGCGACGTGTTGTTCGTGTCGCTCAAGGACACCGTCGGCGTGGTGACTCAGGACGGCCACCTGTTCCACGAGTCGATCCGGGCCAACTTGAAGCTTGCGGCGCCCGATGCCACCGACGACCAACTGTGGGAGGCGCTCGACCGGGCGCGACTCGCCGATGTGGTCGCGGAGATGCCCGACGGACTCGACACCGTGGTCGGTGAGCGGGGCTACCGCCTGTCCGGCGGACAGCGCCAGCGGTTGACGATCGCGCGGCTGCTGCTGGGTCGATCCCGGGTCGTCGTGCTCGACGAGGCCACCGCATCGCTGGACTCCGAATCGGAGGCCGCCGTTCAGCAAGCCCTCGGCGAAGCGCTCGCCGGTCGGACATCGATTGTGATCGCGCATCGGCTGTCGACCGTGCGCGCGGCCGATCTGATCCTGGTCGTCGAGGACGGTCACATCGTCGAGCGGGGCACCCATTTCGAACTGCTCGCCAACAGAGGCCGGTATGCCGAGTTGTACGAGACACAGTTCGGATCCCAGGAATCGGCAGCGGCATGACCACGCGATATCCGATTGCCTGGCATGGGAAGATGGACTAAGTGGTCGCCCCCGAAGCCCAGGCCCTGCGCTCCGCGCCAGCCATCGCCCCGCCACCGCAACGCCGACGCGCGAGCTCGGACCTGTGGCGGATGCTGCCGTACCTGATGCCGTATCGGGCGCGCTGGATCGCAATGGTCACGGTCGCCATCGCCAGCCTCGCCGCCACCGTGTCCATCCCACTGATGACCAAAGCCGTCATCGACGGTCCGGTGCGCCACCAGGATCAACAGGGGCTGTGGCTGCTCGGCACCGCCGCGATGGGCATCGGCGTCACCGAAGCGGTGCTGTGGTTCGTCCGCCGATGGCTGGCTGCCCGCGCCACCTTGGGTGTCGAGGCCGATATCCGCACGGACCTCTACGCGCGGCTGCAGGTGCTGCCGATGAGCTTCCACGGACGCTGGCAGTCCGGCCAGCTGCTCTCGCGAATCATGAACGACCTCGGCACAATTCGCCGCTTCATGTCGTTCGGCTTGCTCTTCCTGCTACTCAACGGACTCCAGATCACCGTCGTCACGGCCATCCTGCTGGCGATGTACTGGCCGCTGGGCGTGGTCGTGGTGGTGTCGATCGTGCCGATCACACTGACCGTCCTGCACTTCCAACAGGAATACACCCGCTTGTCGCGGCTGGCCCAGGATCAGGCTGGTCACGTCGCCACCCACGTCGAGGAATCGGCGCTGGGGTTGCGGGTGATCAAATCCTTCGGCCGCGAGGGCTACGTCTACGACCGGTTCGACGACCAACTCACCGATCTTTATGGCACGCAGATCGATCGCGTGTCGGTCTCGGCGAAGTTCTGGACGTTGCTCGAAGTCATCCCGAACCTGACGTTGATCGTGGTCCTCGGTTTCGGCGCCTACGCCGCCGGCGAGGGTCACGTGACCCTCGGCACGCTGGTCGCGTTCATCACGATGATGCTGTCGCTGGTCTGGCCGATCGCTTCCCTGGGCTTTTTGTTGTCGATGACGCAGGAGGCGTTCACCGCCGCGAACCGGATCACCGAGATCTTCGATACGCCAATCGATATCGTCGACGGCGCCGTTGACCAACCGCCGAGCGGCGGACGCCTGGAACTCATCGACGTCGGCTTCCGATTCCCCGACTCGGACGAGTTCGCGCTGCGCCATGTCACGGTCACCGTCGAACCGGGGGAGACGCTCGCGCTCGTCGGGTCGACGGGGTCGGGAAAGTCGGTGCTGGCCGCCCTCGTGTCTCGCCTGTACGACGTGTCCGAGGGTTCCATCCGCATCGACGGGCGCGACATTCGCGAATTCACCCTGCCCGCGCTGCGTGAAGCCGTGGCCACGGCCTTCGAAGACCCGACGCTGTTCTCCATGTCGGTCGCCGAGAACCTGAGGCTCGGACGACCGGACGCCTCCGATGACGACCTGGCCGAGGCGATCGACGTCGCGGCCGCGCACTTCGTCTACGACCTGCCCTTCGGCCTCGAGACCCGCATCGGCGAACAGGGCATGAGCCTGTCCGGTGGGCAACGGCAGCGGCTGTCGCTGGCGCGCGCGATCCTGGCGGCGCCCAAGATCCTCGTTCTCGACGACACGCTGTCCGCGCTCGACGTCCACACCGAAGCAGTCGTCGAGGAGGCGCTGCGCCGGGTGCTGCACTCCGTCACCGGAATCGTTGTGGCGCATCGCGCGTCGACGGTCCTGCTTGCCGACAAGGTGGCCCTGCTAGAGGGCGGCACCATCACCCATGTCGGCACCCACGCCGAGCTGCTCGCCGAGGTGCCGCAGTACCGGTACCTGCTGGCCGCCGATGACGAGCTGGCCGACGGCACCGAGCGCGCGTGCGCGTGGGAGGACGATCGGGACCGCAGCCGCCTCGACCACGCCGTCGAGGAGCAGGAGGCGCTGCACCGCGACCCCGCACAGCGACGGTTCGCGGCTTCGGAGGCCGAACGCCGATGACCGCCACCGACACCACTGATACCGCGACACCAGAATGGCGCGGCAAGTTCGAAGAACACCAGGACGATCTGCCGATCGACGAGACCATCGACCGACGCCGCGAGGCCCGTTCGCTTCTCGGCGACCTGCTGCGCCCCTACCGCTTCACCGTCGGGCTGCTCGCCCTCGTAGTGGTCGTGGAGAACGCGGCGCGTCTGTCGGTTCCGATCCTCGTGCAGCGCGGCATCGACCGGGGCATCCCGCCGATCGTCGAAGGCGGGCCGGCCCACACGCTGCTGATGATCGTCGGCACCCTCGCCATCGTCGTGGCGGTGCAGGCCACCAGTCGGATGTTTTTCCTCCGCCGCTCCGGGCGCATCGGACAGAAAGTGCTTCTGGAGTTGCGCCGCAGGGTGTTTCGGCACTTCCAGCGCCTGGACATCGCCTTCCACGACCGGTACACCTCGGGGCGGGTGGTGAGTCGGTCCACCAACGACGTCGAAGCCATCCAGGACATGCTCGAGACCGGCTTCGACAGCCTGGTTACCGCGGTGCTCACGCTGTTCGGCACGGCGGTCCTGCTCGTCGTGCTCGACTGGCGGCTCGGGTTGATGTGCCTGGGCGCCTTCCCGGTCTTGATCGGGCTGGTGTGGTGGTTCCGCAACGAGTCGGCGAGAACGTATCGGCGAGTACGCGAAAGCGCCGCGTTGGTGATCGTGCAGTTCGTCGAGACGATGACGGGCATCAAGGCCGTGCAGGCCTACCGCCGCGAACCGCGCAACCAGCAGATCTTCGAAGACATCGCCGACCGCTACAAGGCCGACAACGAGCGCACCTTCCAACTGCTCGCGATCTTCATGCCGGGGGTCAAACTCGTCGGCAACCTCACCACCGGCGTGGTGCTGCTGTACGGCGGCTACCGCGTCCTGAACGGACAGATGACCATCGGCACGCTGACCGCGTTCCTGCTGTACCTGCGCATGTTCTTCGAACCGATGCAGGAGATCTCGCAGTTCTTTAACACGTTCCAGTCGGCGGCGTCGGCGCTGGAGAAGCTGGCGGGCGTGCTCGCCCAGCGCCCGGGAATCAAAGACCCGAAGCACCCCGTGGCGCTGACCGGCGTGCGCGGCGAGATCGCCTTCCACGATGTGCGATTCCAGTACGTCGCCGACCGCCCGGTCCTGCCTGGGTTGATGCTCGAGGTGCCTGCCGGCCAGACCGTCGCGCTGGTCGGCACCACCGGTGCGGGCAAGACCACGATCGCCAAGCTGATCGCGCGGTTCTACGATCCGACCTCTGGCTCGGTGACGCTGGACGGCGTTGACCTACGCGACCTTTCGCAGAGCGAGCTGCGCCGCCACGTTGTGATGGTCACCCAGGAGAACTTCATGTTCGACGGCACCATCGCCGACAACATCCGGTTCGGCCGGCCCGACGCCACCGACGCCGAGGTCGCCGCTGCGGCCGAAGCCGTCGGCGCCGACCGCTTCATCGCGGCGCTGCCCGACGGATACGACACCGATGTCGCCAAACGTGGCGGCCGGCTTTCGGCGGGGCAGCGGCAACTCGTCGCGTTCGCGCGGGCGTTCCTCGCCGATCCCGCGGTGCTGATCCTCGACGAGGCGACGTCGTCGTTGGACATCCCCAGCGAGCGGATGGTTCAGCGAGCGCTCGAGACCGTGCTCGCCGATCGCACCGCGTTGGTGATCGCGCACCGGTTGTCCACCGTCCAGGTCGCCGACAGGGTGCTGGTGCTCGAGCACGGCAGGATCGTCGAGGACGGCACACCCGCCGAACTGATCGCCCGCTCGGGCGGTCACTACGCCGCACTGCACCGCGCGTGGGTGGAGTCGCTGGCGTAGCCGTTGCCGCCGAAACTGAAAATATGCGCGAGAATCGCGCGAAATCTCGTGCACAAGCTCAGATTCGGCGCAGGGAGCGGGATTGGGGGCGGCGCGGTGCTAAGCCTGCGCCAGCAGTGCTTCCAACTTCTCGTTGACCGCGGGAAGCTCCGAGGTGAGCATCGAGATGATCCGGTCGCGTGCCCGTTCGCTGACGTTGGCGGTCACATGGTGCAACGCGTTGAGCCGCGCCGCGTCCACCCACTTCATCATGTCCGGGTCGGAGAACCACTGCAGCTGGTTCTCGTTGAAGATCAACATCATCCGCAGCCAGTCGACCGGGACGTGCGGGTAGGGCACCGGCCGGCACAACGCATTGCGGGCGTCGTCGTCGGCATACGCCGTCTCGACGTGAGCGATGACGGCCGCACTGAACGCCGGCTGACACGTGCGCACCGTCTGCAGCGCGATGTGGTCGCCGTCGAAGATCGTCGTCACCGGCTCCTT includes:
- the htpG gene encoding molecular chaperone of HSP90 family; translation: MTAHVEQLEFQAEARQLLELLIHSVYSNKDSFLRELISNASDALDKMRLETLRNKDLDVDASDLHIEIDVDNDARILTVRDNGIGMTHDEVVDLIGTLAKSGTAQLRQQLREAKNAAASEELIGQFGIGFYSTFMVADKVELLTRKAGESQATRWVSTGESTYSIETVEHAPQGTSVTLHLKPEDVEDQLHDYTSEFKIKELVKKYSDFISWPIRMQVERRTPPAEEGGEEAVTIETQTLNSMKAVWAKSKDEVSAEEYREFYKHIAHAWDDPLEVIAMKAEGTFEYQALLFIPSQAPFDLFSRDAKVGIQLYVRRVFIMGDCDELMPRYLRFVKGVVDAQDMSLNVSREILQQDRQVTAIRRRLTKKVLSTIQDLQSERPEDYRTFWTQFGSALKEGLMSDFDNRDTLLRISSFASTHSDEEPTTLAEYVERMKEGQEQIFYATGQSREQLLKSPHLEAFRAKGYEVLLLTDPVDEIWVGSVPEFEGKQLQSVARGEVDLETEEERSEAEREEQQKDFADLLAWLKEVLSDHVAEVRLSKRLTESPACLITPTFGITPALARMYRASGQTMPVTKRILELNPRHPLVNGLQQAQKNSADESALAETAELLYGTALLAEGDIPDDPAKFAALLAERLARTV
- a CDS encoding fatty-acid--CoA ligase fadD28 produces the protein MTGTSLLTVLRERASLQPNDRALTFIDYEQDWDGAAETLTWSQLYRRTTNVARELVRHGSTGDRAVILAPQGLEYIVAFYGALQAGRIAVPLSVPLGGVSDERVDSVLRDASPTVVFTSSRVAGPVADYVNSHSEACAPEVVAVDSLDLDAPPDSDAACEDGPDIAYLQYTSGSTRTPAGVMMSHRNVLANFGQVSADYFAASGGVPPPETTLVSWLPFYHDMGLYLGVCGPVLTGLHAVLTSPVAFLQRPARWMQLLASNSKAYSAAPNFAFEIAAKKTSDEDMAGLDLSDVLVIATGSERVHPATLERFTTRFARCNLRSAVIRPSYGMAEATVYVATDRPGQEPKVVRFDADKLTAGKAERCQNGGGTPLVGYGVPHSPTVRIVDPDTMTECPAGVTGEIWVYGDNVALGYWQKPEETDTTFGGRLVAPSEGTPEGPWLRTGDQGFLFDDELFVIGRIKDLLIVYGRNHSPDDIEATVQEITRGRCAAIAVPDRSVEKLVVIIEARKRGSDQEAAETLAEVRREVTSAISQSHGLGVADLVLVSPGSIPITTSGKVRRATCVEHYRQGQFARIDA
- the cmaC gene encoding cyclopropane-fatty-acyl-phospholipid synthase; this translates as METLSERGASPESIQHHYDVSNKFYSLWLDESMTYSCALWDGESDDLAEAQRRKIDYLVTEAGATGCSRVLDIGCGWGSVMQRMVAEHGVQQVTGLTLSEAQAKHVEGLGDSRFQVLIQDWADFVPEERYDAAVSIGAMEHFVKFGRKRSDRVDAYRRFFEKCHEILHPGAGLALQTIGKGNVAMDQQGLEDCLFIAEHIFPESDPPRLAEIAHAAEKLFEIRSVQNHREHYALTCSAWLERLRSNWTEAVEIVGPEKVSVYERYLEASIRQFRLEHANLYRISLRRV
- the fadD28 gene encoding fatty acyl-AMP ligase FadD28 translates to MNDASPAAMIRERAGFQPNDTAFTFIDYDRDWNGVPESLTWSQLYRRTTNVANALERCASPGDRAVISAPQGLDYIVAFYGALQAGLIAVPLSVPMGGVTDERVDSVLHDSSPAVVLTTSAVVDSVTQAVQSQSGGAPVVIAVDSLDLDAPPGSDAGCEDGPDIAFLQYTSGSTRTPAGVMVSNRNLLVNYRQLMSDLFADDGNVPPPDTTIVSWLPFYHDMGLMVGIFVPVLAGLHAVLMSPVAFLQRPARWMQLLASNKHAFSSAPNFAFEIAAKKTSDEDMAGLDLGQLRGIGSGSERINPATIERFTKRFAPYNLAETVLRPGYGLAEATVYVATGRPNQVPKVVRFDADKLTAGKAERCENRGGTPLVSYGVPHSPTVRIVDPDTMTECPAGVTGEIWVYGDNVALGYWQKPEETEATFGGRLVAPSEGTPEGPWLRTGDQGFLFDDELFVIGRIKDLLIVYGRNHSPDDIEATVQEITRGRCAAIAVPDRSVEKLVVIIEARKRGSDQEAAETLAEVKREVTSAISNAHGLNVADLVLVSPGSIPITTSGKVRRATCVDQYQQRQFARIDA
- a CDS encoding ABC transporter-like protein, which codes for MSMETVARQTLYRQSHARGGDLRSLLNTALLRRIWRFAARHHPRLRAFVAVSVVSALLGVATPVLAGKVVDAITAGSARTVLLLAAVIAAVAVAETAASLVTRWLSSTIGEGLILDLRTAVFDHVQRMPVAFFTRTRTGALVSRLGNDVMGAQRAFSDTLSGVVANLVTLTLTLVVMLSISWQVTLLSLVLVPLFIVPARRIGRTMARLSREAATHNATMNTQMTERFSAPGATLVKLFGDPATESREFALRAGRVRDIGVKTAMLQSVFMNSLTFMSALALALVYGLGGALAIGGHLQAGAIVSLALLLTRLYAPLTALANAHVEIASALVSFERVFEVLDLEPLIAERPGAVPVPAGPVAVQFDDVRFSYPSADKVSLASLEEVAELDIRGGDEVLHGISFTARPGQMVALVGSSGAGKSTIASLLARLYDVDSGAVTLNGVDVRDVLFVSLKDTVGVVTQDGHLFHESIRANLKLAAPDATDDQLWEALDRARLADVVAEMPDGLDTVVGERGYRLSGGQRQRLTIARLLLGRSRVVVLDEATASLDSESEAAVQQALGEALAGRTSIVIAHRLSTVRAADLILVVEDGHIVERGTHFELLANRGRYAELYETQFGSQESAAA
- a CDS encoding ABC transporter-like protein, producing the protein MLPYLMPYRARWIAMVTVAIASLAATVSIPLMTKAVIDGPVRHQDQQGLWLLGTAAMGIGVTEAVLWFVRRWLAARATLGVEADIRTDLYARLQVLPMSFHGRWQSGQLLSRIMNDLGTIRRFMSFGLLFLLLNGLQITVVTAILLAMYWPLGVVVVVSIVPITLTVLHFQQEYTRLSRLAQDQAGHVATHVEESALGLRVIKSFGREGYVYDRFDDQLTDLYGTQIDRVSVSAKFWTLLEVIPNLTLIVVLGFGAYAAGEGHVTLGTLVAFITMMLSLVWPIASLGFLLSMTQEAFTAANRITEIFDTPIDIVDGAVDQPPSGGRLELIDVGFRFPDSDEFALRHVTVTVEPGETLALVGSTGSGKSVLAALVSRLYDVSEGSIRIDGRDIREFTLPALREAVATAFEDPTLFSMSVAENLRLGRPDASDDDLAEAIDVAAAHFVYDLPFGLETRIGEQGMSLSGGQRQRLSLARAILAAPKILVLDDTLSALDVHTEAVVEEALRRVLHSVTGIVVAHRASTVLLADKVALLEGGTITHVGTHAELLAEVPQYRYLLAADDELADGTERACAWEDDRDRSRLDHAVEEQEALHRDPAQRRFAASEAERR